A segment of the Amia ocellicauda isolate fAmiCal2 chromosome 5, fAmiCal2.hap1, whole genome shotgun sequence genome:
AGGATGGAGGAGTGGATCGTGCAGGAGAGCAGGCATCTGGTCACTGCGCTGAGCGACACACACTGTGAGAGTGGGAGGGAGGAGACTCGTGTCTCAGCGTTTCTCAGAGTGATTCAGCCTTTTAGTGCATCTGTGTATGTAGCTCTGAGTCCCTGTCGTCtcgtgtctctcagtgtctctcagtgactCAGTGTCTCACTCTCTCAATGTTTCTTTCCCCACAGGTACCCCCTTTGACCCTGCCCCCCTGCTGCACAACCCTGCGAataatgtgttgtgtgtgctggtgTTCAGCCAGCGCTTCAATGAGCAGGACGCCCACTTCCTGCGGCTGCTGGAGCTCATTAACACCATCCTGCACATTCTGGGTGGACCCTGGGGACAGGTGAGAGGTGGGGAcaggtgagggggggggggggggcaggtgaGAGGTGGGGGAGAGTGGCAGAGAATTGCAGGTGAGATGCAGTTAGGGTTACAGTTACTACTcattctctcattctctctctcattctatgccctctctctctctctctctctctctctctcaccctctctgtctctctccagctGTATAACGTTTTCCCAGGGGTGATGCGCTGGCTGCCCGGGCCACACAAGCATGCTCTGCAGGCGGGGGAGGAAATCAAGTGCTTCATCAGGGAGCGGATCcagcagcacagagacacactgattCCACACTCCCCCCGCGATTTCATCGACTACTACCTGCTCCAGATGGACCAGGTACCGCTGAGACACACTGGGAGACATTGGAAGACTAATACACACTGGGACACTGCCACActaagacacactgagacacactgagacacactgggaCACTGAGTCTTCCTTCTTATCTCACTCCCTCTTCCCTCCCTCAGGAGAAGGACAACCCATCCACAGAGTTCAACTATGAGAACCTGGAGTGCACCATCCTCAACATGTTTCTGGCCGGGACAGAGACAGTCAGCACCACCTTAAGATTTACCTTCATGCTGCTCACCAAATACCCCCACATACAAGGTAGGGGCACTTACTGACAGTCCAAAAACACTGGGACACTTACTACGTATTGTTGTGATGAcagtcagagtgtgtgtgcgtgcatccCATTCTTTGTGTCAGTCTgaccctctctctatctctccttctccctccccccctcagAGCGTGTGCAGTGTGAGATAGacagtgtggtggggggggaccGTGCCCCTGTGATGGAGGACCGGCGGAAGCTGCCCCTGACGGAGGCGGTGCTGAGCGAGACTCAGAGGCTGCTGGATCTGGTGCCTCTCAGTGTGCCTCACATGGCTACCCAAGACATCGCCTTCAAGGGCTACTGCATCCCACAGGTATGGTCCACTCCTCCTCCACATCCCtcctcccatctctctctccatcactccCACTATCCCTATACCTCCCACTCTCAGAGCAGTATATTAacccatctttctctctctctctctctctctcagggcacAATGATCTTGCCAATACTCACCTCTCTTTTGAAGGATAAGCAGATCTGGGCGGACCCTTACTCATTCAACCCTGACCACTTCCTGGACAGCCAGGGCAACTACAGGAGCAACCCCGCCTTCCTGCCCTTCTCTGCAGGTAATACGCCCTCACCTCATGACCCCTTGCCCAActgcactgactgactgttaTACTGCCTCGGTgagtctgtgctgctgtgtgagaTGGTGCACTGTTTCCTGGTTCAATTAACCTGTGAGAGGCTGTCAGGGCCTGACCTTGATAAGTGTAGCATATAAATTTGATAGAGTagagtgcactgtgtgtgttaactccttatctctctctctccagtgcagtctctctctctatctctctctctctcaatgcagTATATAGatgcctctctcactctctcagtttAGTGTTGTGTGTATTAATccctctctcaattcaattcacttCGTATTGCCAGTGcattatacacattttaacaaacaatataacaatatttaaacaatacagaaaacaaatatatatatatatatatatatatatatatatacactcacctaaaggattattaggaacacctgttcaatttctcattaatgcaattatctaaccaaccaatcacatggcagttgcttcaatgcatttaggggtgtggtcctggtcaagacaatctcctgaactccaaactgaatgtctgaatgggaaagaaaggtgatttaagcaattttgagcgtggcatggtt
Coding sequences within it:
- the LOC136749433 gene encoding cytochrome P450 2B11 isoform X2 — translated: MELLVSVVLCAVVLILLMLLSRGGERGRALPPGPTPLPLLGNVLSLDRNNIIQSFMQLCSQYGPVVTVYLGPQRTVLLEGEATVTEALLAQAENFAGRAQSPLLLDMTKGYGLLISNGPRWQQLRRFTLTCLRDFGMGRKRMEEWIVQESRHLVTALSDTHCTPFDPAPLLHNPANNVLCVLVFSQRFNEQDAHFLRLLELINTILHILGGPWGQLYNVFPGVMRWLPGPHKHALQAGEEIKCFIRERIQQHRDTLIPHSPRDFIDYYLLQMDQEKDNPSTEFNYENLECTILNMFLAGTETVSTTLRFTFMLLTKYPHIQERVQCEIDSVVGGDRAPVMEDRRKLPLTEAVLSETQRLLDLVPLSVPHMATQDIAFKGYCIPQGTMILPILTSLLKDKQIWADPYSFNPDHFLDSQGNYRSNPAFLPFSAGKRSCVGEFLARTELFLFLVSVLQRFTVSAPLGPDSLDINLQIGSFANLPGPCMLIAKPR
- the LOC136749433 gene encoding cytochrome P450 2B11 isoform X1 — encoded protein: MELLVSVVLCAVVLILLMLLSRGGERGRALPPGPTPLPLLGNVLSLDRNNIIQSFMQLCSQYGPVVTVYLGPQRTVLLEGEATVTEALLAQAENFAGRAQSPLLLDMTKGYGLLISNGPRWQQLRRFTLTCLRDFGMGRKRMEEWIVQESRHLVTALSDTHCTPFDPAPLLHNPANNVLCVLVFSQRFNEQDAHFLRLLELINTILHILGGPWGQLYNVFPGVMRWLPGPHKHALQAGEEIKCFIRERIQQHRDTLIPHSPRDFIDYYLLQMDQEKDNPSTEFNYENLECTILNMFLAGTETVSTTLRFTFMLLTKYPHIQERVQCEIDSVVGGDRAPVMEDRRKLPLTEAVLSETQRLLDLVPLSVPHMATQDIAFKGYCIPQVWSTPPPHPSSHLSLHHSHYPYTSHSQSSILTHLSLSLSLSQGTMILPILTSLLKDKQIWADPYSFNPDHFLDSQGNYRSNPAFLPFSAGKRSCVGEFLARTELFLFLVSVLQRFTVSAPLGPDSLDINLQIGSFANLPGPCMLIAKPR